GTCTTGAGCTCACTTTTCTGGATAGCCCGCATGAGCAGCACAGTAATAGTACtgctacagtaaaggtggccacacacgtggcgatttgcgatcgtacaatcagccacaaaccgttcagggctgaaacggcagaaaaggaggtagaaacaataggatttctaccgattcagtgctgaaggcaaattttggtcaggcgccttctatggcgctcgttcaaaatcttttaactggcccgattggcgagtcgaccgatatcagcagcttcctgcgatatcggtcgactcaccgacttgccatacacacactgaatatcgtacgaaacacgatattatcggtgcgtgtatggccagcttaagtttcttactctactgcacatgtgcactatTTAGGACAGCACAATGGATCGCTGAGACATTGGCAGAGATAGTGGAGGTGAAGGGGTAGAACCTTGGGCCTGTGCACTTTTCAGCTAATAGAGGTGGTGACCTGGGATCTAAGTTAAGTGATTACATTTACTGGGGGGTATATAACTCGTTGGGACCCAGTTAATTTaagttgacttgtcctttaaccagCATGTATAAAAGTTGATTAGCAGAAGGAAAGTTAGTACCCAGACTACAAGTCGACAAGTGTGACTAGAACCTTTATCTGTTTAAGCACATTCCACTGGCTTATAGCTTTGGTTAGCACCTTGAAGTATGTAGAAATAGAATTTTGACTGCAATTATAAGAACTAATTCAAGAGTGCTGTAATACTGCTTTCAACTGTAAAAAGTGCCCCTATTATACATCACTCAcattagcccctgccccagtgtaccTTACAAACTACCCAGACAGGCAAGGTGCTGAGAAACAAAAGTTGAGACACATGCATTGCTGCCTTTGTCAGGGATTATCTTGCAAATGAGCATTGTTTTATTAGGGTTAAAAATTTTAGCAGCGCTTTGCTTTCCTAGAAAGGAGTCCTATGTACAAGTTCACATATGTTTATAATTTACCTTTGACCTAGCCACATTCCTCAGGTATTCATATTCAGTAGTCTGAGCGATACACATGTGCCAATCAGATAACATGTTATCATCTATCCTAtgaattttaaaatatgttagtTTGGAACTTTGTTGAAAGGTACGCTCAGGATCAGCAATCTGGTTGTATTGCTGCTTTACACAATTGTGTGTATTAAATCTTCTCTAGTGGAATTTCTTGGTCCTTTATACATTTCTACATTTACTTTACAATTAAAAAGGTAATGAAGgtaaaagtaatgaaaataattaataaaggtaataaagaagataataataatgaaaagagaaataaaatattttaaaaaaatgtaacagttccCTCCTACCAAAGTTATGGGCTTGTAGGAGACATCAATCACTCAGTGATTTGTGTCAGTAAATATGACTGTGGAACACTTATTATGTATTTATCATAATAATGGATCCTTCCCTATTGCtattggaatatattttttttctactgcaaactgcagtaaacattttctaaataaagAGATGGCTTAGCTAACTGATGTTTTAGCCATGACTAGCTGTAAAGACTGCACTGGTTGGGGTTTATAGGACACTGGTGAAGAACCTATGATTTCAATAACTAAATTCTGTATTTCACAATTCTTACCTTTTCCTCTTTTCTtcccttcttttttttcccactgtCTTTAAATAGAGATTCCAACGTTACAACCCCTTGTAGGCCCCAGTCATACATAACTGCGCTGGTATCCTTGGAGGAGAGACAGCAGTGTTAACTAAAGCCAGACGAAGTGTCAGATGTGCATACAGACATAACATAAAGGCAAAGCCTGcagaaaggataaaaaaaaactgaagtgcCATTACTTTAGTTTTAGCCATAAATATATTGGTATGATCTAATGATCCATAcaatgcaacaatttttataaaagGATATAACCATACCATACATTTCAGTGACAGATACGCTGGAATAAATAAGAAACACTACCTTATGTATGTTCTTTCAGTTTGTGTCCATGAGTTACATTTTCCCTCTCAAATCTACTGTACATACTTGTTAAAGGACATTCTGTGTAACTGCCAGCTCTTAAAAACAAATgaacatatttaaaatattcaCTCCCTATTTCTTCTCACCAGTTCCaacctgggattcaaaataggccctagcatttttcaaagaggcccaaagagccccccccaccagcctaataaccagcaactgtctatggcatcttacagcagcccaacAGAGACCTTTctgcacaccctagctctccaaaatagctgaacgcccggtgcacactgctggagggatcggcaccctcccaaatccaatgtagcaaaaaaaggcaaatggcactcaggtTCCCTTGCTTGCAGCCCTGAGggccatttgcctttttttgctatcttacagcagcccctctggcatttaccagaacccacagattgccaatctgggcaTGGAGAAGATGGGAATTAGCTTTGTGCAAGGGGGCAGTTAATGTCTAAACTCTATCGATGTGTTGAAGGACCAGCAATAgatatagaacctgttatccagaatgctcgggacctgggggttttaaGATAAAGGATCTTCCTGTATttgggatccccataccttaagtctactaaaaaataatttaagccttataggactgttttgcctacaataagcagtcattatattttacagttaaGTATAAAGAGAAAGAACAAGgtaatcatttttacaaattatttgcctaaaatggactatgggagatggccttcctgtaatttggatctttctgcataacatttttacagataacagatatcATTCCTGTACCAAGAAATTCTGCACCATTTCTAGGAAGCACAATATCTGTATGTGGAAAATCTGTAGTTTTTTCCTGTAGGGCTTGTGGGGTCAATATGTAGTGTATGTAAAGTTCCATGGAACACAATAGAGCTTTGTTAAAATACAAGTTGACTGAACACAGCACAGCCTGTAGCAAAGACACTGCAATAAACAGCAGGATTTGTGCCTGAAAGCAGATCTCCTCCCATAATTTCTTTTTGGCATAATGACAGAAAATGTGCttctaagaaactttttaatATACACTAACATTTTTCAATGGTTtgggatttttttaaacatatagtttttatttttttttcaaaaagaaaacaatggtACAAAGAAGATTTGTACAAGCAATCCTATATAAATCAACGAAGTGAGAGTGATGGCAGTGTAAATCGGCTTATGCTGTTGTTGCACCATCAAACATATATTGTGCTGTACATAAAAGGTCATAGAAGGTGATAGGTAAATGGAGGGGGAAGGTTTAACTAATATTAACTCCGTCTATGTGCCCTGCCTCGTTCTGTAGTTAGCCCCTGCTGGAAAGAAGTTCCCAGGGAGACcagcttttaatttattttgcataCAAGCCAGTCTATATTCAAATTGCATAATGTTACTATCTTTAGTTTTACTCCCAAAATAGAAGAGATAGCATGCGACTTCCATTTAGCTGCTATGGAGATGCGGGCAACTGAAAGTACCTGACTGATAAGTTTTTGGGTGACTTTGAGAATTGTTTAGAGGGTTTCCCCAGGAGGAGAGTGAGGATATCCTTAACAATCGTCTATATTTTCCAATACATTTTTGTTCACTACACTCACACCTGGTTCTGAAATAATGTAGCACATCACAGTTCTCTTCCAGGTCTGACAATTAGTCGCCGTGATCTTTAAAACCTGCAACCGCAGCAGCTAACAAAAATAAAGACATCTCCATTAAAATATACACAAGTTGCCACATGTACCATGAGACTAATCACCCCATCTGTCAGTGTTTTTGATACATTGTTTCAGGAATCAGGTCCAGTGGTTCTAAAATTACATATTTAATGTTGTGTAGGATATTACTAAGTTTTTGTGTTGACTGTAAATTACTGCCAACAATAGCTCAGTATAACTGACTGACAATTAAGTGATGCATGAACCAAATACCAGAATGAACAGACGCTGCAGTCTTCCAGTGAGGCAAACAATTTGTCTTTTTGCATGTTATGGGATACTGCCAACAAAGTGCCTTTTATTCTATTTCACTTGGATTTAAAGAGTCCTTGGAGCTGGAAAAAAAGAGTGCATTCATTGCTCTAATGCTGTATCTTTTATTAAAACAGTGAATATAGGCTCTGTGCCTTCATCTGCATTATTTTGTTTAAGGAGAATATAAGTATAGTTAGCAAGTCAGCTGGTCCTTTACTTATAGCAGTGATCAAAATGCTATAAAAGCATCAATGCGATTGTTAACCATCACAAGTAACCCTGGAACCAGTTCTGCAGTTACCTATAGTTTCTAAATAACAGCATAAAGTGTATCTGCTTATAGTTTATGCCGCCCTTCTAAACTATGCATTCTGTTTTCCAGACCATTCGATGCGCATTGTCAGACTATATGAGGCAGAGCTTTAGCTGGAAGAAGCAGAATAcactgaggggcatatttatcatagtgtataagccaacattAAGTTAGAAAAACAAAGATGGGCAACACCACAAGTAATTCTGGCTTATACattatgataaatatgcccctgaggctcatttactaaatgtCCACAGAACTATTTTTGCTTCACTAGACAGGCCACAAcaattttgttttgcaaataaaatattaaggCAGTTCATTGTTTTAATAATACAACTCAAACTTTGGATGGAGAACCCAATCGTGATCTTGTACCTAAACCCTTCATGTTTGCTTTCAGGTCTAACGTTTAGTTGCTGCCAGATCTTAAAGGCggcctgtcaccttaagaaataattctgaattttttttattgtgctagtcaagcaaaataaactttacttacaccatttAAATTATATACATCATGTTTTCTGTACTCTTGGTACAATCACAGCAAGCTgtcatgaggcgagttgagaaacttgaaGTACTGCACTAGTGGTGTGGCCCCCACTGACATAAAAACTGCAAAGGGGTGCGGTGGGGGCGCCATCCCCTAGGCCACCTCATGGCAGCAATAGAGGCCAAAACATCCCCTCTAAGGGAGATTTAGTCAACACACACTTGGTTGCACAAAACTGGAGAGCCAAAAATTGAAACTGAAGAATGTTTTGGTATTGGTGCAGAGGTCAAAACTAGAGAGTCATTGGGAGTTTAGGAACAAGGAGGATATAGAAACAGGGAAGCTTGGAAGAACAAGTAGCAGGGCTGGACACCCAGGAGGTGCCGATGAGAAGAACTGATAACACCACTGTGCCATTTCTGTCGTAAATGTGCACAAAACACAATAAACTGTTACATGTACAATCACCGGTATTGTACCCGTATAAATGAGCTTACACAAACAAGGTACGTGACACTAATACCTGCTAAGGATTTAGCTGCTCACATATCATTTCGATAAGAAATGGTACAtgcaagtccatcaagttcaacccttacaagtaaacccatattaaatgtaaatgaaaacacAAACAACTTAGAATGAAAAACATTCACCTCCCTGAAGGCAAGAATGCAGGGAGAGGCTTTTTCTGTGCTGTTTTTCCCCTTCTAAAAGCCTGTTGTGTTTATGAGGTATTTGACCACTCTTGTTCCCTGCCTTAAGGGTTCCTTCAAATAAACAAGACATTACACGTGTTACTGTAAGCGCATTCTGTATGTTGTATTTCAATTGTGAATTGAAAACACACTTAATGACAATCCAGGGTACATGACAAGCTATCTATCAAGAGAGTACATCAACTCCCTTACGTTCTAAATATATCTGGTTATCGTCCAGGAACCAATTACTGTAAATATCAGCAACAATTCTGCTTGGCTGCTACAAACACCTCTTGTGACATACTAAAATGTCCCTGTTGCTATGGCTGAGGATTTACTCATTATGTAACACCTTACAGCCAACAGAAAAAGAAAGTGCTAATTATTTTGCtatggaaacaatttttttttaaatacacagcAGCAAATATTGTTTAATAATACTGCATTGTGTTGCATGTAACTCAGTCTGTCACGTACCTTTCCAGTAACTAAACAGTATTTCAGAAGATATACAAATGAACTACAACATACAGAAGAGAGGGGATTGATTAATGCACATTGCTAGTAATTTTTTCATTGAAAGTATATCTATATTTCAAAACCAGtaagttacaaagttatgatcataaaagtGTTAAaacaatctgtagattctggtaaGTGCAagcggggctgctgtaagatgccatatagaaagtcactattcattgggctggtgggtacttggaatgccagggcttatctcagtctggacctggtcCTGACTATTTACCTCTGGCAATACTTTTCACAGAATAGCACCTCTCTGAATTGTTGCATTTCTTGTGAATATTTTCTCCTGACCAAAACACTGGTCTCAGTCAAAGACTTCATCCTAACCCCACCAGCTTTCTTAGGGTAGAGAGACTGCTTTGGTctcacaggcttaatcctcccccattTGTGGCTTTTATAGCTAAGAGATGACACTAGACAACCTAtctttaaaggcataagaccaccattaaaaggGACAGGTGTGTGGGTGCTGCAACAATGACTTCACTAATATACATTATAGTTTCACTTTTAGTCAGACTGTTCATTCATTTTTACTGTATGACACAGTGATACACTGCATTACCTTTGCAATAGTAACAGCTTGCTGGGGATAATAAAGCGAGGCTCCAAGACCCATAAAACCAAGTGGATATATCACTTTTTTTACTCTTGAACCTGTTAgcaattaaaaaaagcacaatttcAGTAAACAGTATTAACAAGGCTCATACTAATGCATAGCATACATTGGTCTTTCCCTGTTGTACAACAATAGCTTACAGCAATAGTGTAACTACAAGTTACTGGATCAACAGCAAGTTTTAGGTCTCTACTCCCataatttttgttttcataaacatactgtatatagatatatatgtgtttTAGTCAGTCTCCCACTGGgtactgcagttttttttctcagtgtgacagttaatagggtggtcccccaaatactcagcgcttcttggtggagttctttgaaaccaaatcttcaatatagtagaaactgtgtgatcgcgtgctgcctcctcataagaacaaccctccctttttagatgggtctcagatgtgtgtaatcgtgttgatggaagcgcatggaattagagaaaaacaaaagcaaaactagtgcaatacgtacaaaactttctttgtgactaaaacgctaaaagatttttagcgttctaatttggtgcaaagtgtgcaaatatattaggtgaatcgaacaatcaaaagtgcttatacatcagcccaatgcagtgtatcacacccacacgatgtgtccaaagtaaatgctctccttagtcctcagagtatatggaatgaagaggaatcgaaaatagtataaaatctttaatatgtaaaataaagcccctgcacaatgcaggctacttacagtgtgaagcagtatatcagacacaacaaaatgccctgtaagtagcctgcattgtgcaggggctttattttacatattaaagattttatactattttcgattcctcttcattctAAGGACTAAGGAtacactgcaatcaatagccgaattgatttctctacatgctcttatttcaatcaaatctggtgagcatttactttggacacatcgtgtgggtgtgatacactgcattgggctgatgtataagcacttttgattgttcgattcaccTTATATATTTGCACactttgcaccaaattagaacgctaaaaatcttttagcgttttagtcacaaagaaagttttgtacgtattgcactagtttttttttctcaggcTGGTgtggggcaccagccctgggaaaaaaatgtagcaatctatttcacgtggagggggggggggggttagttttgtaatgtattttgcaatttgtaTATCAGTGAAACCACaatttacataccctgatttcaagttttccctcattttacacattttttgtgaTCCCACCAATATATTTGATTTAATCACAGGACACATATCGTTCCTGTATTAAAACACCAGGCAGTTTGTGTCATACCGACCTCTAGCGAGGAACAGGCCAACAATTCCAGCAAATCCAATCAAGCCCAGCCTTGGGTAGAAACCTGGAGGTGCATCTTTTAGAAATTCATATGTCCCTACAAACAGTGCAATACAACAGTTCAGCAATTTATCACATGTTGTACAAAACACAGTTCTGAGATAAAGCAGGGACAGAACAAGCTATCAACAAAATTCAGACAGGCAACCCAAACAATCTAAAATATATCATAATCCCCCAATGACTCTTAAGACACAGTCTTATGTGATTACCTTTTGAATGTTCTACAGCAGTCTCAAATTTGGGTTTGGCTTTGATGTAGGCATCCTAAAGATACATAAAATGAGAGAAAAGTTACTTGTGTTATATGGAGTGCAGAATGCATGATTTGTATTTATACGTAGCAGTACAAcacaggtattttttttataatataatctATACATACACTTGCAGCTAAGAACTTATATTATAAAGGCTCAAATGAACTGTTGGGTTCAGTAAACACTATTTTACACTATGTTTCAAGGTTTTACAATGCCtgtttttcttccctttttagatttttagtttacagaactaaaacctaaaaataaatGCTAGTTCAGACCCAGAGGTTCATGCAGAGCATGAAGCAGAAAAGAATATATGGAGTTAGTGAGGCATTTTTAAGAGGCACAGGTCTTTAATGATAAATAGCTGTAGTctccttgggctgatacagaagcccaaaacataatgtgtagtATTTCCAGACTACTTtttggttaagctttagtttttctTAAAGTTGATATTCTCCAGCTTTGTTGCTCCAGCTGCTTTATCGGACAATATTGTACAATGTTTtccagatcagataaagtcagatggtgtgttttgttcatgcatctacatccaacagttGTATTTcaataagataaaaaaatatttcaggcaCAATCAGATTTGATCTAGTCCAATGAAGATGCAGTTGTGTAGGATATCAATCCTTTGGTGTAGTTtaaacatcagatttttgtatcagtcccattatattttaacccatatGACTTAATTTAAAACCCAATAGCTTATTTAGGAAAAACCCTGCAACAGGGAACCACTGTGAACAGCATTATTTCCCCCAATGGGCTGTATGCCAGTTCTCTAACATAAATTTTAGGAATGAAATTTAAAATGATATCACTGAGGACtatgtaaaaacaagatttaaaaatCTTTACAATGCATTACAAATATTTACTTTCCTATAACAAATGTGGGGGGGAAAACACAACAAATGAAGTAAAAATTCCATTCCTTTCTAACTGTCACGTGTTGGCATGTGGGGCGTTTAACCTTGATTTGCACACAGAAGATAAACATGTTTTTGTTGAAAGCACTAAATATAACCTGTAATAACACCACTGTTTTTCAAATAAGATAAATAAGAAATGAAATCTAAAAAGGAATTTATACAGTAACTAATTATAAAGCAATACAAATTAAAGGGAagctaaacaaaaaaatgaattgcttaaagctggctatacactgcAAGTtagccaagcaagcagatctgggCCTGATTTGGCTACTCATGCACAGGGCTAAATCTGGCTGATCATACACTGGGGCCTGAGGTAGGTCACTGGACTAGGATTGTATCAATGTGCTAATGCGCCTCTCAtgaaaattttaattattaaacatcatttatttagctccaataaaaatataatttaaaattataatatatgtatattttttttttttattattacgaCATATATATTCTCTTCAGTTTTTTCACCAGAGGAGCTCTATTAAAATGGAGACCCAGGGAAAAtgtcttcttaaaggagaaggaaaggtaaaaactaagtaagctttatcagaaaggtctatgtaaatacagtcataagcactcacagtaatgctgcactgagccctctattaaaagaaacacaggatttcttgtctctttttttgtaaatatgatgttccagtgtatgacttcctctctcagaaacaaaTTCCccaggccagagtctgcacagttctctcctctctcctgttcccccctcccttaggaatgtatgatcttaGCTAtaactgcaggaaggaagctacttaaaatggcagcttctatcttaagcaaatggagaaagcttctaaagctgtttccggtcatggtttctgcagaataaatgtattattctaggtggcactaatgtggcaaatatattggcagtaaaatgctaaaatgactttccttctcctttaaccttaaaCTGGCCCTGTGAGTACAgggaagaaaataattttaatgtcAGTTAATAGGAACTCAGTTTGGCACATTTTCAATTGCAGATTGTTCATAATGTTTACATAGACCTATTTTTCCCAGATAATTCTGTTACTCATTAAACATTTCAAATATTTAGGTGACACAAATACCTGCTCAAAAGGCCAAAGAAAAATACTAATGCAAGTCCCAATGTGAAAGAAGCACAACCACATAAGCCTTTTACCCATATGTTAAATTATCTTTATGTGCAGAAAACTCTGTATTACTTGGCT
This sequence is a window from Xenopus tropicalis strain Nigerian chromosome 2, UCB_Xtro_10.0, whole genome shotgun sequence. Protein-coding genes within it:
- the apoo gene encoding MICOS complex subunit MIC26, which translates into the protein MFKVVRLVSVPASLGFVSLHIHAATEDSTSPRKIIKVEELSLYSTPVQEAKYVEDKQTQLEEGVSWVRQAVAPYTSWCQDAYIKAKPKFETAVEHSKGTYEFLKDAPPGFYPRLGLIGFAGIVGLFLARGSRVKKVIYPLGFMGLGASLYYPQQAVTIAKDTSAVMYDWGLQGVVTLESLFKDSGKKKKGRKEEKPEEASEPSLKSDIVSTKETPEKGSTSEGSS
- the apoo gene encoding MICOS complex subunit MIC26 isoform X1 encodes the protein MACTKRLVVRLVSVPASLGFVSLHIHAATEDSTSPRKIIKVEELSLYSTPVQEAKYVEDKQTQLEEGVSWVRQAVAPYTSWCQDAYIKAKPKFETAVEHSKGTYEFLKDAPPGFYPRLGLIGFAGIVGLFLARGSRVKKVIYPLGFMGLGASLYYPQQAVTIAKDTSAVMYDWGLQGVVTLESLFKDSGKKKKGRKEEKPEEASEPSLKSDIVSTKETPEKGSTSEGSS
- the apoo gene encoding MICOS complex subunit MIC26 isoform X2 — translated: MRESHEVVRLVSVPASLGFVSLHIHAATEDSTSPRKIIKVEELSLYSTPVQEAKYVEDKQTQLEEGVSWVRQAVAPYTSWCQDAYIKAKPKFETAVEHSKGTYEFLKDAPPGFYPRLGLIGFAGIVGLFLARGSRVKKVIYPLGFMGLGASLYYPQQAVTIAKDTSAVMYDWGLQGVVTLESLFKDSGKKKKGRKEEKPEEASEPSLKSDIVSTKETPEKGSTSEGSS
- the apoo gene encoding MICOS complex subunit MIC26 isoform X3, which translates into the protein MVVRLVSVPASLGFVSLHIHAATEDSTSPRKIIKVEELSLYSTPVQEAKYVEDKQTQLEEGVSWVRQAVAPYTSWCQDAYIKAKPKFETAVEHSKGTYEFLKDAPPGFYPRLGLIGFAGIVGLFLARGSRVKKVIYPLGFMGLGASLYYPQQAVTIAKDTSAVMYDWGLQGVVTLESLFKDSGKKKKGRKEEKPEEASEPSLKSDIVSTKETPEKGSTSEGSS